The Montipora capricornis isolate CH-2021 chromosome 3, ASM3666992v2, whole genome shotgun sequence genome includes the window TAATTGGACAcggattgtgtcagtaggtcctggaattagtccacagaaaggccagagacaacttcactcgtgaacggccatatttacaacagagcattttaggcgtcccagtctgcgtgaaaccatctctcgcctctgtctgagacaagaccagacacgcatggttcttacgttacgtttatgcctataaaatcaactgtaatgtcaattgctggtttaaaaaaaaaaaaaaaaaaaaaaccagcatgttaatttttttggtaggctaggtatcgaagagccataACATTTGCGcttgcgctgacggaatgtttgaacaagagagaaaaacgcagtacctccagacaccggcgctggagcgtcgtaccaaacgattcatcccgggatttcggcccgttcgatcgcttttggacgcagttggcccttcgctgctttctgctaccgaccttgcctcccggtacggcattgagggagagatatgtcggcccctaaaccatttgtgacaaatcccacgcctactcacagctccaaaccacCCTTGTCAATAtggcgtaagaattagatggcttatatattcaagagaaaagtcattttatctgtcacatggtaagcactggagtcgcagattacaaagtgtgcgcatgcgccccgCTAAAGGTAAcgtacatacagtcataagcttttcccgaataactacaggagctaatatcttggagacattacatttacagctaaaatacataacatatacaaatacctactaaatacaaaaaggcaaggaaaaggaaacataCAGGTCAACTACTCTGCtatattttctgttgaatgaatgatatcaataaaactattcaaagtagtggcaaaagttggacATCcgtcactttttagcagcgctACATGGTTCAAAGTCAGTCAAAATCCCGTagttttactgtaaatttagccgcGTTTGCCCCCcgccaagatggcgtcaaaaaccgtggaagcaTGTCTATCGGTGTACGCAGTAAGTACGTTGGAATTGATATTCGAttataaaaaatttaaaataaccaATCGCATTTGGTGTAATTTCCATCACTGTGAACCGTCCCCATTACTGACCATCATTGGCTATGATTGGGCATCATTGCCTCCAGTGACAATTTTTCGCGATAAAAGAAAGGGAATGTGGTTGGTTGGCCAAAAAGAAAGGGAATCCCTTAATTTCCAGTCACTAAACTTCTCCCAAATTGACATTTCAATATAACACAGCTAAAGCGACATACCATAGCGGAGTTGCCCGGGCGTGTACGGTACtgaaaagaacttttctttATGTGTTTGATGTTATGAGAGCGCGACGGGAAGCTAACTCCAGTGGCGAGTCAACTCACCTCTGAAAGGTTGTTGTTGAAACGACACCATCTGGACTAACCTCGTTCAGGGTCCTTCCTTCTTCCCTGgaccttgggaacgaggttgcatctGAACGATCAAATTCCAacaattgacctctttagcttgtacgttttgtttttctatttcagaccacgtgatgttactctaggaaactgtttctttcaaatgtcgtcttatgcacgtgcatatgtatgcgtaacttatgaaaaaacaaaaggaaaattcccttgggaagatcacgtggtctgaaatggtaaaacaaaccgtacaagctaaagaggtccatagcccttattcacgatagccgccatgttggttttcaaattgtcatgcaaattagccatgtgttatgctggggggcaaacatttaaataaaggcaaattgcggaaaatcggctcgtcgaaatattgaattaacattgctaaaagtacattttaaaatttagaattaagtaccttttataataggTTTATaccttttgattgcctccgacatttctCCTTTCTACCTtgttatctgctaatttttcagtaaaaaaatcgaagtaacttgtgtgagcattctattttactacttaggtgataaacattcaatgaacatgaaacaaatcatctgtgtggctaagatgttcgttataacctgtcgaacttgtgttgtttgccccctcaggagtgtgtagctaatttgcatgataatagcaaatccaacatggcggctatcgtgaattaGGTCTATTACGGATATGGCAAAAACGCGGAAATTGGAATCAGACCAGGAAAAGCTTTCTTCAAATCATGAGGCGACAATTTATTCAGGATAAGATCCAAACGCTGACCAGGAGCCTATGAGTAGGAGCGAACAACGGCcttatattcctgtcacggcgttttcacagaccgatttatttttagattaaatTTCCCGCGTGATTGCATGGATGCCTGGTAACTCAGCTGgaataagccattttgaaattcgTAAAGTAGCGCTCTGCGCATGAACAGATCGCAAAACCACTGACAAAGGTTTTACTTTAATCCGGCTCGTCAGTTCGGTGTGAACAGGGCGAAAATTTTGCACTGCACGGTTCCGTGCGAACAAAATGTCCGGTCAAATTTTCAGccggtagaaaattcgtccggtaccaTGTGAATGTAGCCTCGGGACTGATAATCGAAAGgacgtaggttcgactcctgccaaggagcactcggatttttccgatcatcccctacAGCTTAGTGGTAAAGCATCCGAACAaataatcggaaggtcgtagttTCGACTCCTGCCgagaagcactcggatttttccgaatATCCCCAACAGTCGGaaagtcgtaggttcgactcctgcaaaacAGCACTCGGAGTTTCCCGAGTGTCCCCGTGTCCTAGCTCCCAGCTGAGCTCATGTCACGGCAACGACACTGTAAAGAGGTGCAAAAATTCAACAAGGAAAAACACTGCCAGTTAAAAAGGGAAGCTACACCTCAGTCTTACGGGATATATATTCGCTTCAATTAATGTCCTTTGTAGCTCTCCAAGTAACTTTTACAACTGAAGCACACCTTGCACGAAAAAGGTTTTTAATATTCGGCTAACAATATGCCGTTGAAGAAATGTATTTTACTGAAAACAGAAAGAAGTTCAATATTTGAACtctaaaaattaattaacttgGCTTTTAAAAAAGCGGGTTCTTTACCCCTTCTCCCTATTTTTTAAAAGGTTAATTAGCTTAAAACGTTGTACACGACAAACAGAATGGGCACAAAATTGTTTCAATTCGAATCACAACTACCTAGTGCTATTTCCCCGTGTGTCTGTCCCTGATTCAGAGTTACATATCGTCGAATGgcaaataattgaaaatgtcaaGCATCAATGTCAAAAATCAATAATTTAAGGATAAAAGGTGTGATATAAGTATTACCAACATTACCAGTACTACATTCTTGTCAGGGTAATATTAATATTCATctcaattaaattaattaagtgaCACCTCAAAAACAGTACAAATTGAATAACACCTAACTATGGAAAATTGTCAATGGCAATAAAATAGTATTCATCTCATATTTAACCATTTAGACATTCCTGgaaaaacaatttatttacaCTTAAGGCGAAGCGATATAATACTGCATTACAACCTGTTGTCCGGTCGAATTAATTCCCTATGAAATCTCAACTAAAATCTATTACATTGATTCTTGGAAAAAATCACCcaattttagatcattttataGTCTAGTTTCCTATTTCAATTAAAGATAAACCCTCCataaaatcacttaatttaACCAACTCCATTAGCTTACGATTAAATTGCTATGAAATTCTATGCGCAGCACAAATTCTGATGAATAGCATTCCAGATCATGGAAACATACCTTTGAAAGATGGCGAAAATCAAAGAACCGTTTATAGCGATTAATGATTTAAATGCTTCAACTTTACGTCCTCTGAGTCGGTGATTTCCAACAGTTTATCGCtgaaaagtaaaacaaattaCTTACAACATCCAAACCgatttaatttcttcaaaaataaGCTTTTGCGAGAAGCTGGCGACTCCTAACATTCAACATTCTTCGAATAATTTGTTGCCTCGTCGCACCAAATCTTTTCGCAAAATTCCCCAGCATTTTCTTCCAATTGATTGGCAATCGCATTGTATTCTGATTTAGACCTGCTGTTCATCTAGACACGTCCATTTCCAGACGAAGATCTATGAAAGTGGACATTAACCCAATGTCCGTTCCTCAGCTGCCATACTCTAGTTtcctctgattggtcagttaCGGGCGCTCCGCTGTTTCCAATCCGCTGCGTGAGGCGCACGTAGGAAATGCACGCCGACTCCGTGCTTAGGATATGCACGTGTGGTGACAAGATGGTGGTATTCGTCGGCGCGCTGCGTTGCCGCACGCCGTTATCGAAGTAAAACTTGTGAAATTCAACGCCCTCCACTAGATTACCATTGGCTTCGGGCTCAAAAGCCGTGATGTGTGGGTCGACAAGTTTACTGTAGGTATCGAAATCCTGTGTGGTTATGCTCGTAATAAGCTGCTGTGTTAAGCGAACAATTTCTTGCTCCTTTTGCGTTTTCCAGGTCTGCTGTACCGCGGAGGTCTGAGATGCGCCATCGGCTTCTTCTGGTTGTGTCGCCGTTACTTCCTCGTCCGATTCCTTTTTTCTCCTTGAGCCGCTAAAGTTGTGAGTCGCCAACATGGTGGTGAGAATCGCCCCTTTAAGCTTTCGCCGCGCGTTAAACTTCCTTAGGCCATCGAGGGTAGTTTGCCGATGAACCTTTGATGCGATTCGTTCACGATTCTAGAAAGCGAAATTGAGAGTGATGTTAGCGCTCCGCGTATTGCTTAAAATCAGTTTCACAGTTAAAGAAAATCAACGAGTGACAAATTTCGCGACGGAATATCTTGGCCAAATGGGTCAACACGGCCTACTAGCATAACCAGTCGCAAAGAAGATTCTTTTATTTGAATACACATCTGGGGTTCTAAAACAGGTGCACAAATATTGAGAGAGAGACAGTTGATGTGTTTACGCGATGTTGCAATTAAGATCGACAATCGATTAGGAACTCGCACCAATGAGTTGGTAAATGCGAAGGCATTTTACTATAATTAAGGCAAAATTAAGTATAGAAAAAAAGAGACAGCTACGGGAATAATTATTACTTGTCAAACGTCTTTTAAGACAGCATGTTTAAACTGGAACAACCGAAAAAAATCTTGTGAACAATCTAGAAGGTCACGGTGCGGGATTTCGAAAGCATAGCACACGATCCTGTGGCCTGTTTGTCAGAAGTCCCGAACattttcgggcctatttcgcGTGCTACAATTCCCGGTATATCTTCGCAAGGCCGAGGTTCCAAGCCATCAAACAatcctcttagtttttcttacattaaaaacatgttaaagatcggcttttcaaaataagcagattgcagtttgacgactggcttttcgagtccgaaaagttctcgggactttcgagaaacaggcccctggacTCGCcctttctttgagaaaaaaaaaatttggtaaAAACTGAGAAAATCTGTCTCGAAAGGGCCTCAAAAATATCTACATGTAATCTATGTAACAAGAAGGAACCACACCACGCGAATCTCGCAtataaattaacaaaaatattggCCCAAGCGGAAactaccataatactctttgtttgttcacccaaattttgaataagcattgtttcctgtttctcttgggacttacggcggtcccaagagaaacaggaaacaatgtttatgcaaaatttgggaggacaAGCAAAGGGTATTATGGCATTTTCCGCTTCGGCCAATTCGGAAATTAAGAAGGAATGGCCTATGAACATGGGATTTGAGAGCTGTTATAAATCCCATGTAAATTGAAAGAGgcttttttcacaattttcaaaGGAGATTGGAATAACTGCTTCGTTGATTCTTGAGCTGTATAGATATTATATCTTTTTTCGTAGTTGGTCCACGAAGaaaactttttaaaacaaattggtTTAATTAGTTCAATCAACTATTTGGGTATCCCAAACTTCACACAATTAATGCACTTtatcttcttcttttcctttgtaCTATTTATCATGAAAGTCGTTTTACTTTGATGTATGTCATACTTTTGTGAAATAAGACAAACAAATGTATGACCTGACTTCCTACCTTTTGAGCAATAGACATCTGCTAACTTGAAATCTCACATGACACGTTATCACAATCAACAAATGAATTGATATATGAAacgaatcatatattgaactgcggatatgaaattaagtgaagctatgagcttcccagttggttagagtgtcgcactgGAATCGCCGGTTCAAGcccctttgaagtcctgaatttttcaggcttctctacgcaatttctAAAATCGCGTTAattactgcgaggatcatagcttcaattgATGTTGTCACGATGGAGAACAAGTAACCGTATCAAAGCCTACTTCATACAGGACTGTGTTTGCTTGAACAGAGCCTTGACTATTGaggtatgcaaaaaaaaaaaaaaaaaaaaagagggaaGTTAAACACTGAAAGCCCAACCACTAGGCAGCTCTTTGAACAAAGTGCTTCTTTAAACAAAAAGTTCCACTTCTGGGTCTATTTTGTAATAATCTAGATTCTCCATTATCGGAAGAAAATTATTGTTCATGGATGGTGGTTGTACAACAATAAGCTCTTGGGAGTGGATTAAAATTTCACGAAACTCTCTTAGGTCACAGAGGTCTGGCTGAATATGTAAGAGGCAGGATTGCTGGATCTTTCATGAACAGGAATGCTCTGAATTTCAAATTCCCAtcaaaagtttcattttcttctGCAACCAGTAACTGTAATGGAACAGGTTCATGGCTCACAGATAATTTTTTGATGTACTTCTGTTCAGTTtaattgttttctgttttttttttagcagtCTACAAACTATTGCAGCAAATGTGAGATGGCAGTGAAACCAAATTGGTTGATTGTAATTTGAACTTCAGAGTTCACAAGTTAATGAAAGGTGAAGTAAAAGGAACTTTCTTTAGCAAGGGGAGTTTAGTAATGCCTTTCAGGAACACATCTGTTTGAAACAAACAGAAAGCCTACCACAATCCATGGATGCTTCAAGACTTCTGCAGCAGTGATTCTCTTGCTTTGGTCCACTGTAAGCATTTTCTTAATGAGATCCTTGGCCTCATCCGTCACGCTATCCCATTCCGGTGATGGAAACTACCATACaacaaacaataaagaaattacaacttcaaaatgcataatttttttcaaaggacAAGAAAGTTTTGTTACCAATCATACAACTGACACATCATACCCACAAAAAAGTACTACATCTACATATATTTTAGATGCAGGGATGCAGCTGTATTTAAACAAGAATACATAAGAATTACTGATACATTATTAAATAGTTGAGGGTGATATCAGGCTTATGTTGAAATTTAGGCTTTCCTTGAGCTTTATGCTATTTGCCTAGGTTATTTCGCGTGTACCACCTGAAAATATATGAGGTAACTTGTTTGTTTTTACTAGTTTTTCTTAAGATGCAACAAGTCAAAAGGAGAGCAATCTGGATgtaatacttgaaaaaaaaaacaaaaaaaaaccaaccaacCAACAGCACCTATCTTCTGCAATGAACTGCCACAGGTCTTACGTAAAGATTAAAAGCGAAGATAAATTAATTAAGAATGGCCAAAATGATATGCAGAAGCTGTACATTGTTGAAATAGCTTGAAATTGGTCTCAACTTGATGAGTACACAGGAACACTAAAATCATGTCACCCTAATAATTTCGTGAAAGGTAAGCTCATTAATGCATGAGTGAATTTATAGAGGAAAATGTTGCTGGAGTGTGCACCTTGTTtttaaacaaagtaaaatattgacatgaaataatgcaaatacaacacaatCTGTCATTTTTTCCaatgtaattaaaaaaagaaccttCAAATGTTAGGATAAATTTTTTCGTAAAACTGATATCATTCATTTTGTGGCCTGTCACCCACTCATGTCATTGATTCCCGACATCAAAAAGGTTAAAACTTCAATTATTGTAGCCATTAAAATCTGTAATATCTAGACTAAATTAATTCACTCCGAAATAGCGCCTGAATTTGCTGGATATCAATCTAAGCATGACGTATATCATACTGATCAATTTTCTTGAATTCACGAACCCATAttccaaacaaattttgtgAGTTCTTTACTTTTAAACACTTAGCAGCAGGTTTCTTAgctttgtaattaaaaaaaacattaaaaaattgaCGCCATTTGCCTGAATAAACTACACGGCCTcgattattgaaaaaaaaatgctataaTTTACCCCAAAATTATCGTTCCAGGTGTTTTCAGAAATAATAGCTCTATAATTGAAGCTAGAGAAaaccacaatgtaaatgaaAACCATAGCATGATTTAATCTCTGCGCACCGCAATCTCCAAGAGCAATATATCTTGGACTCCTTGGCATTTTTACAGTGGAAGATTTGCAAAGAGAAAATAGCTGCATagaaacagaattttaaaacagGAGTGAGTGTCAAAGCGGAGAAAGGAAACGGGACATGTCATTTATCTTTAAATATAAACATTGGTCACGTTCTCCGGTTGATGGCTAAACAGACAAGCAAATGgagaattttaatacatcgatcacacacaaaaaaattaatgatatagAACGAATCGGATGCAACGAGAAAATTCTTGTAAGGCATGCTTTTGATATGAAGTGCGAACTATGGAACTATGGAACTAACGCTAACCCGCGAACTATCATACGCGATTCCACGAGAAATCAAAGTATAttggcaaacaaaacaaattgaaccaGTGTTTTTGTAAGATTACTTACATCGTAAGCTCCAGCCTTAATCTGACTGTATAATTTTTGTTGATCTTCGTCCCAGAAGGGTGGGTAGCCAACGAGAAGAATGTAGAGTATAACCCCAGAAGCCCACAAATCAACCGCTTTGTTGTAAGCCTCTTTCTTCAAAATCTCTGGGGAAAGATAGCCTGGCGTCCCCGCAAAACCAAACCAGCCCCTTTTATCGTTGTCTACTTCGATCGCCAGTCCAAAATCTGCCAATTTACAAATAGCTGTCTTGTCTTTGCTGGAAAGAAGAAGATTTTCAGGTTTCAAATCTCTATGAACAATGCTGTGTTCGTGGCAATGTTGAACACTGTGAAGAACCTGTTGTATACAATGAGACGCGTCAGCTTCGCTGTAATATTCTCGGGCCACTATCTCCTCAAAAAGTTCTCCACCAGTCACCAGATCGAATACTAAGTAATAGAAACCTTCTTCAAGGACGCTGGAATGAAGACGGACAATGTTTGGGTGTTTCAACGCCCGGCAAATACGAGCTTCACGCTCAACTTTCTGTATGTCACGAGAGGTCATCTTGCGCGTATCGAGGATCTTTACCGCAAATTCCACCTTGCCTTCTTTCAGAGCGCATTTTCGAACTATGCTAAATGCCCCTCTTCCTAGTTCTTCCTTGATATCATACATATCATGAAAAGGCCTCAAGCTTGGGGACGCCATTGTTGCTCACAATCTCAGCTTCGATCTTTTGATCTTCGAAGAGAGAGGACTGGTGTAGAGGCAAAGACTCGAGCTCACCGGAAATAAATTTTGCCCACGTCACGTCTACTTCCGATGGTCAGAAAAATGAATAatgttgaaatggccaaagatgGTTTTGCTTTTAATCAATTGTTTGTTTTCTACTTTGTTCCAGTTCGTAAAAAAAATCCAATATTTCAAAAGGAGGCATTAATTGAGAAGCAGCTTCAACAACATAGAAGTTAAGTGGTGTTGAGAGTCGGTGCAATCGTTAATCGTTATTCAAATGAAGTGGTAATGTTCTGTTCAAAAGTTGTAAACTTCTTTCTTTCGAAGGACTCTTTtccttttgcgttcgctggccTGACGAGAACGGGAAAAACACACCTCTGTAGCCTGCAAGCAAGCTCTCTCGAGGGGTTTTCACCGACCTAGAGAGCTTGTTCCCAGGCTAAGACCTCTGCCATAGGTCGAAACTCATtatgttgagcatgcgcggcggtttcttagcgaccaaatcctcacgtgatacttcaagttgtgtgggctcatttaacaacagcagaattacgatgaaatgatatctgaaacgaatcatatattgaactgcggatatgaaaatCAAtgatgatcctcgcagttgtgtacgcaattttagcaattgcgtagagaaccCTGAAAAtctcaggacttcaacggggcttAAACGCGTGACCTCGACATACCACGAAGCCACCGACGCTGATGAAAAACAGTTGAGTGAGAGAGCCAGTTCAGCAAGACGAAGTAAGGTTTCCGAGCTGGttcaaaaatatttgagtgcTTGGAGGCCGCCTTTGTTGTTGGGAATTACGGTGTATAAAGATGTTATGTCCatagtgaaaatgattttgttttcgcccgGAAAATTGGCGGCTCTGCTTTGCGCGCAAAGTGTTATATCTAAATCAGTATAACtctatttgtgactgtgctgggaaTAAAGTTTTGGTGGCCGAGAAGCTAATCGCGAGCAACTTTATTCCGCGCTCCTACAATACCGtaagctacgcaggctatgacTGTGCTagggcaagaccgcaaagtaATAGATCAACGCTCTTATCTAATTCAATCTTGAGCATTTTATTACCTTTCCGGTCTCTAAGACAGGTGATAGGTTTTTTTTCCCAGATTGAACGATGAAGAgatgtttgtttgcttgtttatttGATGAAGCTGTTTAgtcaacaattattccacgagggcgtgttggatatgagatggtaaatagccaacgagacTCGTAGctccgagttggctataaccagtctcatatccaacaagcgcgaatagaataattgttttattaaatttccttaaactccaaaagtttggaagtacgaaatacgagcgaaaaaagcgagaaaatccgagcgaaatcgccaaaactcgatgaagatgcgatgttgtgtaatacctggtggtcagacagacgcaggctcatgacaaaaacatttcttaccttttcgcgtacttctaaacgtcggaattgattcaaactttccacaaa containing:
- the LOC138042224 gene encoding calcium/calmodulin-dependent protein kinase type II alpha chain-like is translated as MASPSLRPFHDMYDIKEELGRGAFSIVRKCALKEGKVEFAVKILDTRKMTSRDIQKVEREARICRALKHPNIVRLHSSVLEEGFYYLVFDLVTGGELFEEIVAREYYSEADASHCIQQVLHSVQHCHEHSIVHRDLKPENLLLSSKDKTAICKLADFGLAIEVDNDKRGWFGFAGTPGYLSPEILKKEAYNKAVDLWASGVILYILLVGYPPFWDEDQQKLYSQIKAGAYDFPSPEWDSVTDEAKDLIKKMLTVDQSKRITAAEVLKHPWIVNRERIASKVHRQTTLDGLRKFNARRKLKGAILTTMLATHNFSGSRRKKESDEEVTATQPEEADGASQTSAVQQTWKTQKEQEIVRLTQQLITSITTQDFDTYSKLVDPHITAFEPEANGNLVEGVEFHKFYFDNGVRQRSAPTNTTILSPHVHILSTESACISYVRLTQRIGNSGAPVTDQSEETRVWQLRNGHWVNVHFHRSSSGNGRV